A stretch of DNA from Anopheles ziemanni chromosome 3, idAnoZiCoDA_A2_x.2, whole genome shotgun sequence:
CCTTCGCAACCGACGTTGGTCAGTATTTCGGATGGCCCACCTGGGGGGGCTGATGAAACGGGTGTGGCAGATGAGGCTGTCGGCGTAACACTTTGTGGTTGGGAAGggattgttgttgctgttggtgctgcGATGGAGCCTGCTGCTGCGGAcacggttgctgctgctgggcttGTGGTTGCGACGGATTTGGCTCCAACAACGGCACTGCCAGCTGTAGAAGAGGCGATAACATTATTGGCGGACGGCGAAAGTGCACTGGCAACACCCCCGGACGAACCGGTTGACGGATGGGCATGAGACTGAGGATGAGCGTGAGGATGGTTCGTGTACAGATGTGACACAAGAAACGGATGATGGTGTGAGGCGTTTGGCGCGATCGGGCCAGCGTTATTGCCGGGAGTGGTGCTCTGGATTGGGGTTGCGTTTGCATTGATGCCGGGAGCGCATGATGATGAGAAtattgatgatggtggtgggagCACACTATTGCTATtaatgctgctgatgctgttgctgctgttgttgctgatgcttGCTACATTGTTACTACTACTCATGGCAGACGCATTGATGAGACTGCTTGCGGTGGCCGTGCTACTGAGTGCGCTACTGCTGATACTACTGCTGACGGGACTAACAGGAGTCGTGTTGCTGCTGCCCAACGATCCGGTGCTGctcccgctgctgctgctactgctgcttccGCTGTTGCTGAGAAAGGGTATACGAGACGACACAGCTCCCGCAGCGACCGCAGCGACCGCCGATACCCCGGACAGCTTCGGCGGAATTTGGGGCTTGTTGGGCGGGATCGGTGGTGGCACTCCACGGCCTCCGACCGGTGGAATTATTGTCTTCTTCATGGTCGCCGTGGAGCCAGACATCGCCGAGGAATTCGTTGCCGCCGCCGGTGACGTTGCTCCTGTTCCTGCGCCGCCAGCTATTACCGTGGCAGCGGCTATACCGGCTGCCTTACGTACGCCCGTACTCGCCATCTGTTGGTAGGATGGGTCCGGCAGAAGGTGTTTGCGATGGTTAAAGTGGTGTGCAGAAAGTACAAGTACGGTGTTGAGAGATTttgtggtttggtttggtttatttataAGATTTGCAATTCGTTAACGACAGATTGTTTTTGCGGGATTGCGTTTATAGTGTTTTGTGGGGGGTTTCTATAATTCTTACACGTCGGAGTGTTACAGTTTTATCGACCGATTCCCGATGGTTTTTGTTAGATCTTCTTTTGGGTTTCTTCTGATAATATGTTAAACAAACTACTTGCACCcatgaaaagaacaaaacggAAACTTAACGTAAACGTAACTTAATGCTATTAACGGAAAAGAAACGCACTAGAAATCGGCAATCAAGCTGCGTCGAAAGGTTAAATTTTCTTTGGTATTTGCACAAACATTTAACGCATGTTCTGCTACCATCGCAAAAGCGTATTACTGAATTAGTTTGAGGTATGCAGCATGGAATTTGGTTAATAAGTTAATGTTATTAGTTACTTTAGTAGTGTATACTACAACTAACCGAATGTACGgtacaaaaacaacaattttaaacaatgttataaagaaaagaaacaccagATATTCCGCGGGCTTCGTTATATGCATAATGCAATAGGCTACAGATCTGTTTCCCTTTACGAATCCTGGCGCTATGCTTCTACCCAATAGTAGACAAAACCGTGCAACGCGCATAGTTTCGTTTTCGCTTCGCAGCTTTACTAGATATCGAGATCAATTGTGCCATTTTCAGATATCCACCAACGTACATGGCAGCGTGGCGCAGCGACAAAATATAGTAATGGTTATATTCGTCAACAACGTCGATTCGTTTTacgcaaacacattttccacggttgcattttttttacattttaattttattggttcaatttagataaacaggagggaaaataaaatgagaaaaataaaattagctaATTAGAGAGAGGGTTTTGCACCGCTTACGCAATATGGGTGAAATGAATGCTCTATGaactacatttaaaataaaattatacaaacaaaactgaacTAACAGAGCACTCGAACTCGAATTATGATACAGGCACATTTCCTGATTTCTATCTGATGGTGGCTGGACAATCAATATGTGTGAAGAATGTCGAGATCTTGATCATTTGAATCGGCCATATGTACACTTTTTATAACAACCGAAGCATATTGCGCcattgaaaaatatacattAATTGACATTTCGTTTATTACTCAAAACATGTATTTTTACGCTTAGTGATGACCCAAAGGGTACTGCAATACAACTAGGAAGACTATACATGATGTTACTAAACCAAGCGCAGTGGATGCTCCACTTAAACCGCATATTAAAAATGACAGAGACCTCGGGTAACCAAATCTAAGGAAACAAAACCCCTGAATAGAAGCCAGTGCGAATTATTTATGATGAGATACCAAATGCGAGCTGGTGATAAGTGAATCAAAGGATGTACGCGAAGCCACTAAGCAATGGTTATAGGACGGACAAGACAACGCAATAAactagcaaagaaaaaaataataaataaagtatttaaaataaataaacgactAGGTGGTTAGGTTGTTCGAACACACGAGGGAACGAAAGGGCCGTAGGCGACCGTCCCGTGGGGGTTTAACGATACCCGAAAGTTCCCGCAACAAGCGATCAAGCAACTCATACACAAACGTACATAACAAACTCAAAACCATACTCAATGCAAGCGATTTGAGTAGTGAAAATGATCAACAGTACAACCACGAGACATCCTAATGAGAGTTTGAACATGGATAAACAAATGCGGGCTCGCTTGCTTACCTTTCCGGTGGTGTTTGCATAGGTTTCCGACGGTATTGCGCCGGCGGGAGATCCTCCGGTGCCGGCCGGGGCCACCGGGCTACTGTTACCGCCGACTGTTGGCGGAGCCGTGACCGAAAGTTGCGATATTGCCGTTTGCCTGATCAGTTGCCCGGGTGAAACGGATCGAGCAATCCCGGTTGCTGTTGGAGTGTACAAACATAATTCAATCATTAgaattaattgaaacatttggCTAGCTAAAAAACGAGGACACACATAATGACTGCATAAGCCAACAACACGCTCTTGTTAAATTCTGCTTCGGTGCACAAGGCAGGTGCAACATAAAATTTCAAGCTAAACCCGACTTGTGAAGCAGTAAGCattagcacacacacaaacacaaaataatcGAAACACAAGAAAGATACACTCAAGAGAGAATTGCCAACAAGAGTTTTACTTGGTGCAGAGACGGGCACGCTCGATACGGTGGCGGTCGGCTGGACCACTTTCGTAGCCATGCTACTTATCATCTGCCCCGGCAGCACGCCTGCAATTCCGATAGATCCCGCTGTCGCTGTGAAACGGATAAAGCCATAGGTGGAGTAGATTGAGATAAGAAAGACAGGTAAGGAGTGAAGTAGTCCAGCTACTCCCGTAGTAAGCAAACTATTgctcaaaataaatattttaaaataaggaGAAAATTCGCAGTAGAATAAATCATCAtcacttaatttattttttactgtGAATCGGAGgtttaaaattcattaaatgcaattgaaaaaaacaacaaataacaatttttgaacagaaataaaaaatctgAAAAAGTGAAATGCTGGTTTCTCATCGTAAACTTACCAGCTGTGGTACTGCCCACCGTTGTGACTATTCCCGGAGTACCGGTGGCGTTACCGCCCGAAGGTATTCCACCGACGAGGCCACCAGCGATCGAAGGACGGGATGGAACTAGGCCTCCCGGCTTGGTAGGTAGTTGCGGTGCCACTAACGGGTGTCGTATACCGGTTTGCTTCCGAAGCAAATCTATCTCCGCCTTCAGCTGCTGTATCTCGATTTCTTGCTCTTTTACtctgcaaaagaaaggaatatACAATTAGTTCAAACAACTAAAATACTAAAATGTAGTACTAAAATGGATTTTGGTAAACAAACAGTTTTAAACTACCATAAATTTCCAACTTTCTTTAAGCTTAGTGCAGCATTCATGCCGTTTCCAATAATGGCTCGGGAATGTATCCACAGTTGTGGGCCTAGTGGCAATTTTCGACAGTTGCAACAATATGCAGAGCAATGAACACCAATAGAAAGCTAGAGTCCTTAGCTAACTTTACTTTAtagtaattattttattttacagtaaaggaaaatgtgtttctggt
This window harbors:
- the LOC131286483 gene encoding CTTNBP2 N-terminal-like protein — translated: MAEVGTSSSGDGESAAPDKPKGTVKFTDADLAAIKQTSDTWKRNPKMDFSKADLLKLLSYLEGELQARDVVIAVLKTEKIKQLLTTPRYSKSTNLNDPHAALFRDQLAASGNIASRQSSFQAAHSEHEMRLINDQRSSVREQMDSLAALVMQQRQAQAKMIEALKDAEERHKRVVQELYDERRKHEHTTAQGDDITYGLEIERSRLKQELDHEKEQHKALEIELRKVQEQFEAEKNRQKQIVLLLLAERKKIIIKYIEERKRSEDLAQILSEEKQRVDTIAEGLEEESKKSLRMEAELEKQAQVFEVERKMLHQSLAKEEKRVKEQEIEIQQLKAEIDLLRKQTGIRHPLVAPQLPTKPGGLVPSRPSIAGGLVGGIPSGGNATGTPGIVTTVGSTTAAGSIGIAGVLPGQMISSMATKVVQPTATVSSVPVSAPTTGIARSVSPGQLIRQTAISQLSVTAPPTVGGNSSPVAPAGTGGSPAGAIPSETYANTTGKMASTGVRKAAGIAAATVIAGGAGTGATSPAAATNSSAMSGSTATMKKTIIPPVGGRGVPPPIPPNKPQIPPKLSGVSAVAAVAAGAVSSRIPFLSNSGSSSSSSSGSSTGSLGSSNTTPVSPVSSSISSSALSSTATASSLINASAMSSSNNVASISNNSSNSISSINSNSVLPPPSSIFSSSCAPGINANATPIQSTTPGNNAGPIAPNASHHHPFLVSHLYTNHPHAHPQSHAHPSTGSSGGVASALSPSANNVIASSTAGSAVVGAKSVATTSPAAATVSAAAGSIAAPTATTIPSQPQSVTPTASSATPVSSAPPGGPSEILTNVGCEGGLA